The window ACCGAGAAAACGGCATTTTGGAGCCCAAAGGGTATGGGGGTAAGTCTCGCTAAGGCCACAATTTTTAGTCcacttcctccttccaccactCGTATAACAGCGCTGAGCTGTTCACTGTTCCCAATCTTGTTTAGAACCCAGCCAGTCAATAGTCGTTTGCACACCAGATGTGCCACAAAGGTCCCTATTAAAACTCCCACCATAACCAGGCCCATGCCCAGCACAAAACCATAGAGGTAGCCAGCTGCCACATTAAGAACAATATATCCCCATCCAAATGGGAACGACACAATAATCAACCCTACTATAAAGAGCAGGGCTCCAACAAAGCTGTCCAAGCTCTCCATCCAGAGCAAGAGGTCCTTGAGGTATTGGCGCACAAGGGCAACAGAGGAGAAGCAAACACCGGTCAGGATGCATGCCAGCAGGGCGCTTTTGAAGCAAAAGGTGGTGATACAGCATGGGTGCCTAAAATCTCCACTGTTGCTGGGGGTCATCCCTCCTGTGGTACCAATAACCTCTGAGTCTCCATCGGACTTCCC of the Antennarius striatus isolate MH-2024 chromosome 14, ASM4005453v1, whole genome shotgun sequence genome contains:
- the tmem64 gene encoding transmembrane protein 64 — its product is MSMSGSTTVQLFTKLFKHAVGKTEIHLNRWLQRTAPEECDKIDILICSAFDETVAGIGKSDGDSEVIGTTGGMTPSNSGDFRHPCCITTFCFKSALLACILTGVCFSSVALVRQYLKDLLLWMESLDSFVGALLFIVGLIIVSFPFGWGYIVLNVAAGYLYGFVLGMGLVMVGVLIGTFVAHLVCKRLLTGWVLNKIGNSEQLSAVIRVVEGGSGLKIVALARLTPIPFGLQNAVFSITDVSLPNYLVASSVGLLPTQLLNSYLGTTLRTMEDVIAEQNVSGYFVFSLQIIISIGLMFYVVHRAQVEFNAAIAACQMELKSRMNGSSANHGGFTYCSKRAAAGSGNCVNVV